DNA from Megalops cyprinoides isolate fMegCyp1 chromosome 14, fMegCyp1.pri, whole genome shotgun sequence:
ACAGGACTTCCTCCGGCACATTCCGGGCAGCCTGCTGTCCCAGGACCTGTACGAGCAGTGGGTCAGAGTGTTGGACCAGGCcggagagggaaaggaggacCGGGTGCAGGCCGTCCAGAGGTAACTCTCCCCCTCACCGAATCCTGACACAGAAACCATGTGACAATATCACAATGTGTTAAAACAATGTTAGAATCGCATACGCAGAATGTTATATTTCGGCCTTGAAGGAGTCACAGAGCCAGGgatgggggggaaggggggggggggtgtacggAGGGTGGAAAGGTCTTTGTGATTCagtaaataagaaaataaaccCTTTGTCAGCCACCAAAGAAACGGGAGACAGAgaacaaacaataaatgaacTATGCTTGCCCTATAATAACAACACAATGGGCtactgacaaaacagaaatagccTGATACGGTTCATGTGATCTGTGATATCAGAATGAAATGAGATCCCGTGGTCTGCACCAGTAGAGGTAACAGTGccttaacaccccccccccccccccccaccccccctttccccccaaaGGCTGGTTCAGCGTCTGCCAAGGGAGAACCAGCTCCTCCTGGGTCACCTGCTGGCCGTCCTGCACTGCATCCATCGCCACGCCGACCACAACCAGATGAACAGCTTCAACCTGTCCGTCTGCATcgctcccagcatgctctggccGCCCGCTTCCTGCAGCCCCACCTCAGAGAGCGAAGGGACATGCAAGGTGAGGGGAGCGGCTCCGGAGCCCAAATATCATCCCTCACTAGCATTCCCCTGCGTTTTATTGGTCGGTTCCCCTGCTCTGGGGATATGCATTCAGGAGCGATCCAGTGTGTTAGTTACTGCCATCGCTTTAATAAGGCCACGGAATGCCCataaaaacagagacacacacagcagacctgTTATCCAACTGTAATGAGCTTTGGATTTACCTCTGAGTACCAATTTgaaacaagcttttttttctccattaattTCAGTAACACATGCCGAAATTCATTTCTGGAATGTCAAGGACAAAGTTCATTGCAGTTAGGTAGAATCTGGGccaaagaacagaaaaacacagggtTCTGCATGTACATCTTTGGCTGAAATGACGCACCTGCTCTTTCTCAGACAGGACCTGTGTGGTCAACTGTGTTCCCTTTTGCACTCAAGCAGAAAAGtcacaaggcaaaaacagtTTGCGTTGCTTTCGAAATGAGAGGTTTTGACGCCTTATCATACAGTGTcaacattctgcattttttcgAAGGcgattttttttcactcacaagtgtttacatttttttcgAGGAGCTCCAAGCTGAGGTTCACCGGAAAGTATTTGAGAAATTTCCTTTAGATTCCTGAGGGCAGCTCTGTTCTGAGAAACTGGAGCTGTAAGAATGTTTCTCCccaagtttgtttgtttgtgtgcatggtgGCCCTCCAGCAGCTCGGCGGGGCAAAAAAAGTGAGATTTTCGACATTCCACATCAAGTGGTTCACCGCAGAGCCAAGCGGAGCAGGGGTTCTCACAGGGCTGCTCTCTTCTCTGCAACTTCTGTTGCTCAGGGATAAGGGCATGGACCAAATAAAtactaattttaaaaagtgttctgTGGGGACACGCAGGGACCTTGGAACTCCAGGAGGTTCTTGTTTTGGTCCTGTCTGTATTCCCATATGATCCGCAGAGGTACTTTGTTAGTTTTTTAGGCCAAATGCTGTAAGACACCTCAGATTTACTGTGTGAATATAGGGAACTTTTCATCGGCTTTTCCACATTAGCCATCCTGCACCGTGGACATGGTTACAGTTgggaaaacaaaagagaaaaaacagaaatggttcTTTAATGAGGTGGGTGGGGTTCTTGTGCAGGATAATTGAAAGACATGGAAAAATATCAGAACTTCACTGATTACATCTAAATTCAGTTCTGAAGCACTGGGGAAACTACAAACTTCCATGAAAAAGACTGTTTATCCTGTATAATGATTCTAACTTTAGAAAGACAAAATTCTAGGAGATGTATTTTGATGATAAAAATAAAGCCTGGATGGTCTACCTTCCATGTATGAGATCTGAATAAGATTTGAGTTTAAATGGGTCTTccatggtttgtttttttttgtgctgatgttgctAAAATGTTGTAACATGCATTACTTTATAGCTTTGGAATGGAAACACATttgtaactgtatttttaaaaagcacatagATTTGCCTTCATTTTGTGTTACATTTCCTTATCAAACTTTGAAATGATATCCCGGTACTTTCTCCAAAAAGCCTTGACATTTTCATCGGGACACCGAGACTCATGTTTGTGGAATGCCTGTGCATGAGCGTTGGACTTAAAAGGTCTGAAGATGTACACAGAATCCGCTTCCTGGAGTGAGCGTGCGTAACTCTTCCTGCAGGTGTCCGAGGTGGTGAGGTTCATGATCGAGCGCTGCTGTGAGGTGCTGGGGGAGGACATCGCCTCTCTGTTTGGCAGATTCCCTCAGCGGGGTGGCGGCAGTGACCACGGCTCCGGTAAACACAGTCCCCTTCTCTCCCACATGCtgtgtactgaaaaaaaataaacaaatgaggGGAAGACTTTGCTTGGACGTGCCTCTGACATTAGCTGGTTTTGTGAAGGCCGTTCACTTTGGTTAGCATTTGGTTCCTTGGTGTGCGGGACACAGATGGCGTTTCTGGGTTTAATTTTCGAGCAGCTTCATTACTGAGTCTTTTGAGGAAAATTTACTCCCACAAGTATGCaaccgcacacactcacgcgcacacacattgGACCGTCACCTTGTCCAAATTAGTTGTTTATTTGGAGATCAGGGCAAATAAGGAAACATCACCATAATGATGTCATGTTCTTTTGCATGTGTGATATGTGGTAGAGTTGTAGTATCAGTGATATGTTTGGTGAATAGATTGGTCTGTCTGTCCTGCGTAGAAACCCacagggttgtgtgtgtgtgtgtgtgtgtgtgtgtacagggtCTTTAAAAGAGAGGGGGTAAGAGACAGTGAAGGAGGGAcggagagaaagacaaacataGAGGGGAAATGTTCTGTGGCTGAAGCAAACTGAGGATGTGTCTTTCAGCTCTAATCAATGTTATGCGGAGCTAACAGAGCCTAAGTGTTTAGGTGTGGTCTGAGGGCGGGTGAAAGGCAGGCGTTGTGCTCCCCTCACAGTCCTTTCTCTGTAGAGCCAATCCAGCTCTTTTAAACAATCACCTCTCACTATCAACTGCTGAAATGCTTACAGTTGTAATTGGGTGTTTAATGAAAGTCTGGCCTGAGGCCATTTTCAATAGGTCATGAATTCCTCATTCAGCTCCAGCTGTGCTGGTGTGCCTTATTGCATATGTGACATGTATCAGATTGACACGAGGGCCTGTGCTCACCCCTACTCCCtcggctctgtttctctccccttcttcccctcatcccctctttctctctccctctctctccacgcGCAGACGTGTCTTCCTTCCAGCTGAACGACTCGTCCTACGACAGCCTGGAGAACGAGCTGAACGACGACACCGAGTCCTCCTTCCAGGACCTGCGGGGACAGAAGGACAAGCAAGAGAGCCGGAGCCGGGACTCCGTGATCACGCTGAGCGACTGCGACCTGGACCAGCCCGAGCCGGGCCCCGACCCGGCACCCGTGCACCTggagctccccccgctggcccGGCCCAGGAAGTTCACACCGGCGGGGCGGCAGCTGCGTGCGCGCGCTTTCCGGGATGCCCCCGAGCGCGAGCCCCTCTGCACGCGGGGGTCGCGGCGTCTGCGCCGGTGCTCCGAGCCGTCCCTCAGCCACCCGCTGTCCAGCCTGCACATCGGCCACGGGGAGCACAGCGGCGTGGCCCGCGTGGCCAGCTACGACGCCGTGTCGGACCACGAGGAGGACGAGGTTTTCGGGGAGCGGCTGCGCGAGCTGCAGCTGGACGGGCCAGCTGAGGGCGGCGCGGaggagcggggcggggcggaCTCCCGGGGCGCCCCGCGCCGGAAGCACAAGCAGGCCCCCCCGCCGCTGCGGCTGGATGCCAGCTGCTCCAGCCTGTCCTCCCCCGCCACCTCCCCCTCCGGCTCCTCCCTCAGCTCGCTGGACAGCGCCTTCTCCCAGGGCTCCACTGACTACACCCTGGTCCCCCCCACCGAGCCCTGTCGCAAGGGCCTGAGAGCCCAGGGAAACACGCCTGCTTCCCCCTCCTCGCCCAGCACCACGCCTTCCAGGGAGGCCTGTGACTGGAGCCAGAACAGGAGCACCCATGGCCTGCACCCCAACAGCTGGCTGAAACGGGGCCGCCGGCTGTCCCTGCGGCAACAGGAcggggagggcagggaggaggagttGGGGCAGAGGGAGCCCAGCGGGTCTCCAGGGGCGTCACAGGACGGCGAGAATAAAGCCCATGGGCAGGGAGAACTTTCTGGAAAAAGACCCAACAGCCCCCAAACCTACCAGCAGGCCGTGGTGAAGATCCAGCACTTCAGGTCCCCCTGCTGTAGGGCCAAAGAGAGGGGGCTGGCGGTAAAGGAGCTAAGGGGTGCGGTGTTTTACGGTCAGAACACCTCCTGCGTCACTTTGCAGAGGGAGCAGCCGCAATCCCTCCCCCCAGCCTCTGAGGGGTCCCCCAAGCGCCCCTCCGCCCTGCGCCGGGCATCCGAACCCACTGGGCTCGGGTGCCACACAGGCAGAGCCTCCGGCTCCACCCTGGAGCGGCTGTACACACAGGCGCTGGCTGAGGGGGGCAAGATGCCGGCCGGACTGAACCCTCAGGACAGCGGGCTCAAGGTGTCCGACGTGGAGCCGCACAACAGCCCCGAGCTCAGGTTCTGCCTGTCCCCCTCCGCCACCAGGGCCGTGAAGGACTACTTCTCCTCGCACGTGGACGCCGAGGCCTCCCTGCGGAGGAGCCAGGAGGTGGCCGCCGCCATCGTGCAGACCAAGAGGGAGTGGCAGAGCAGGAGGTGCAGCGACCCCAGGTTCGACGACTTTGAGCAAATCTTTTTCGCCGAGGAGTCGTACGTCTGACAGCAATCGTGGAGCGCCCCTCGGCCCCCGTGCACCCCTGGCTCCCTGCGGGTCGCTGTAAATCACGCCCCGGGGTTTCAAGTGGCGCTTCCAGCATGGTTCACATCCCAGCACAGTCGCCCACATCTGCTCCTGACAGGAAgacagatccacacacacactgcgcccCACAAACCCTAAATCTTCCCCAGCTAATCTCATTCCTTAAAGGACCCTGTGTCGCCAGCAACTAAAAGGAATGGCTAGAGGATTGTAGTAAGGGCCTCTTCTACTCTGAGACAGaaagtctgtcattttttaGCAGGGGGGTAGTAGAGGACCCCCTCAGAAGCACTCTTTACCACCCTCTGAGtcctctgtttttcctgactgCTGTGCGGTGTTGTTTTGCAGAAGTATTGCTACaagctgataaaaaaaactttctgtaTATTGTACATGCTCTTATTTGCCCCCATGTGTTCATAATACAAATCAAATGTATGGAAATGGCACCTATGAGCTTACAGTCCTGCTGTATTTTTGGCAGCTTGCCTTTAAGAAATGGATACAGAACTGTGTAGCTTACTGCAATACCCAttagagagagctggagagctgCAACAAACAGCCATCAAAGGCTTCATCTACTATGTAGAGCGACCGTGTCTACCACGTGATAAATGCTCTGAATGCATCGTGTAGTCACTTTGTAAAAATTcgaaaaatattttcttgtagCCAGTCATTGCCGTCGACGAAGGACAGAGAGTTCTTccagagagtgagtgtgtgtgtccatatgcATATAGaagggtgtgcgtgtgcacatctgtgtgctgaagagtgtatgtatgtgtgtgcaggtcCCACATACTCTACGAAGGAATAGAAAGGTTTTCAGCACTTACATGACATCTCCATAATACAGTCTCTTTTCCATGCAGTTTTTTTGATTGAAAACTCACACCACACCCAGAGATACAGtatggagtgagtgtgtgtgcgtatgtgtgaatgtacgtgttgtgtttgtgaatatCCATTGGTCTGGATGTATGGCAattgtgtatatactgtgtgtcaTCATACGGTCATCTTTGTTCCTCAAAGTATTTTTAACACTTTAAGGCTTTTTGAAGTTGTTTAAATCACTTTGCTGCcaataatgcatacatttatgatgatttgcaaaaaatataactttattacaaattttaattatttccagTTTGTTCAATGTGTATAGTTGTGTATTTATAAAATTTAGTTGTAGAAGCTATGTGgaacaaaatgtgtatttttatacatgccaATCCTGCTGCTATTCTATAAAGTATAACTGCTACGAAAGCGCCAGCCATTTCTATATTGTGTATATCTGACATGCAATGgatatgaaaattaattatattaatttcaaTAAAGCATCATGCTTCTTACAAAAATGTTGCTCAAGGTAATCTGAATCCTCATTTTCGTTTGTGAATGCTACTTCAGGGCTTCTCCACTCAGGTCTTGGGCAGGAATTCAGCAGGCTATGAAGCTCTATTTAAGCCATTAGGGCTTTCAAACCTGGAGCCACAAGTGGAGAGGTGCACTGGCAGAACTGAAACCTGCAGATACTGTGGCCGTCCAGGCCCAGGGCTGAGTATCCCTGCAGACAGTGGGCCTCATTCATCTAAATGTTCCCATAAATGATCGTATTTTGTTCCTGGGGAAAGCGCACACGAAAATTCATGTCAGATTCATGACACGTgctgttacggccagactcctgccaaaggtgactacaggcagtcacagggcagttggcaggataaatactctgcacataaaagtacaacaacccggctactcactcttccgttTGGTCCAGCCAGGCAGAcgacgcagcggcgagtgcttcgtagttttaactggctgaacagtatttatacggGTCAGAGAaaagatagttggagagatagcagtgtacaggagttttagaaagagtggttagagagagggaagaaggtaatgtggagtaGAGAAAAGAGGAGTTCTGGAGACTGGTGCgcaacagaatgaaataaaatggtggggaccggccagtctgcaatagaccgtcaGACCGGCTCCACcatcctacccaaaacaacaaaacaaaactagaaaataaacattgacAAAAGTGCACCACTGTCTCACGACTTTAGTTTTGTTCTTACCCTCATTTGTATGGTAATGAATCCCATCTGGTCTTAAATTAGATGCTCGTGCATTTTATCTCTGATTAACATAAGTAAAAACCCCAACAATCCCATACAAGGACATCCCAGCCTTAAGATGTGCGTATAGATGAATGGGGAAAAGGAAGATAATTTCTCTGATTCAGAGATGTAAACAGTTAAGACAGAAGTTGatgcaagaaataaaaacatatttcgTAGTGGGAGCAGTGGAGTATTATGTGGTAAATCACTGGTCGAAAATAAGCACGGCCTTGAAAGGACTCCAATATCTAAATCCGTTttaggtaaaaaaaagtttgtccCAATCTCATCAACCAGTGAAATTTGTATCTGACTTACAGAAAGTATGTGGgagtacattttacaaatacatgCAAGGAATACAAATTTTGCACAACTACGTGTAATTCATACTCTTATTCAAAGACGCTTAGCTAATTCAATGCAAGTCTGAATCTTAGCTCTGTTCTCTAGAGTGATTCGGGCATAGGGTCCTCTCGTTGTTGTTCATCTGATGGCGAACAAATGCTTCTTTCATGGCCACATTGTGGAGGACACAGCAGGCCAGCCTCATCTAGCACAACTTCTCTGTTTTGCACAAAAGCACGCCGTCTGTTGTGTCCCAACCCAACCGCCAGCCTTTTAGCACACCCATAGCGCGCTCCATCACCGACAGAgtgcctgtatgtgtttttatgcaaCCTCCTGTGGTTTATGCCAGCAGTGTCATCAGTCAGGGTTTTAGCAGGTAACTATGTGTAAAAGAGAACAGCTCTGATGAAGGTCACTTGACAGAAATGTTTGCTAACTTGCACTTCAATACTTCAATTGCACATGAATTACTTAAACTTATTGTTTCTTTCGGTGGAATTTTTTAGTTCCAGATAATGACGGTATGCAGGTGTTCTGTTGTATCTTTGTTTCCCCAAATGCTCAGTTCAGCGTTCCCTTACAAGCGCAGAATCAAACTTTAAGCACTTAACAACCGACAGCTACAGTATAGACAGAGTCACAATTATAAgttaattacagtataaatcTTTGGATTATAATgatttggatattttttttttgtttatttcaaactgaACCACGTTTTTAAATATGTCAACCGCAAGTGGTCATTTTGCTCTCATATCAATTTGATACTTGTACACTTCGGAATGCCAAAAAAGTAATCTTGCTGGAATTTGTGTACTTGCGTATGTGGCACGAGTGGAGTGGAGCAGACGTGAAATTCGTTCGTACGTAGGAACAAATTCCAGGTGCAAAGAAACTGATGAATACttaaatgtttctcattttgatGGTACGCACACTATACGCACATAATTGTGCAGAGGCATAAACAGTGAATCTGGCCCAGTGTGGCCCCCAGGGACCAGAGCTAAGCAGCCCAGCAGACAATGTGGCCCTTGTGGATGGGGGTTGGTAGCCCTCTTCCACATTACTGAGAGTttgacaaaatatttctcaaGAAAACAGTATATATTTGAAACCTATAAGAATGGGTCTTATAGTGGTTTCATGGTGGAAAGCCATATTCCAAACACTGTTCATTACATAATATAACCAGACTCACTGGACATGGCTCTCTGAGGAAAACATCTGGTGAAaaggtgtgtgtatctgagagagaaagagattccTGGGACAGTTACCatcttctgtttttattttgtttatttataaagtTCTCCCAAGTTTTTATGGTGATGTACTGTTGTCATGGAGATTTTAGGGCTAAACACACAAAGCGGTGAGGTTGTGATATTTATGAGGAGTCCTCCTAACCCCAGATCTCCCTGAACTCAGATCTCACCTGAATCTCTAACTGTGGTGGGAACATGTTTATCCAGACACTACTGTGGAAGCATGTATTTTAAGTGTTCCCATTAAGACAGACTGATTTCACTCCACCATTGTGCAAAACAGGAGATGAAAACAGTCATTTGCTGCCAATAACAGGTTGGCGAGTCTTGTCAGGGCTGCCAGAGAGATGTTGTGTTGGAGATGTTACCAGTGGGGAGGCTCGGAGCAATTGCAGCGAACTCTACAGAGATTACATGGTGCCAAGTGCTTCTGTTCACCACAGAAGAAGACAAAAATGGACAAGGTATACAGGGCCAAATCCAGAGGGCCCCAGGAAGCAGTcagtgaacacacatacacagacaaccTACAAGCAGGGCAGAGAATGTGGGACACTTAAATTGCACAGTATTCATGTAGAGGCAAGTAATGGTACATTAACCCAACAAGCAAACCTTGCGAAATTCCCCTACTTACCATTTTAATGAGAAGCAATATCGATGCCGcggaatgtgtttttgtgtattagTGCTGACGTGAGCTTGAGTTTGAACTGGAGCgttgctttatttcatttttttgtttcccagaattcctcagtGCTACAAGAGCTGGGTGCCGTGCTTCAAGTGTGCTCCCTCTTGGAGGGGCCTGGAGTCCATTCCTTTCAGTTATGTTTTCCCATTTCCCATTactatcccacaatgcaacacttTAATGACAGCTCTGAATGCCAGGATTTGGTTCTTGACTCACAGTTCCCTCAACAGGCACCCTCCAATAAAGCTGCGCTCCTGCGGTGTGTCCAGCTCAGAAAGCATGCTCTGCTCCCCCAGAACAGAGCAGGATCTCATTAATCTGGTGACTCTGGCTCTGAAGGGTGATTAGTATTGATGAAGCACCTTCCTTTTGCCAGGGAAGAGTCACAGAGGTCTCAGCCACTTCACATGACAAGCGTTAGCCGGGGTGGAGGGGAGATACACCCGCTGGAGAGGGCAAAGGGCAAAGGTCAACCCCACTGTTTAGGTGCAAACTGAGTTGCAGAAAGAGAAGGTATTAAGAGGAGTAGATCAGCTAACCCAAACCACAGGAGAATTCACTGCATTGATCTGAGCAGCCCTTGCTGCTGTCTGATGTGGGATTTTAAGACCACTCTACTATGGTATGAAGACGAATATCTTATATTTAAATCGTTACAAAAACATAAGAGTTCTGTGAGTGAATTTTCCCGAGTAAACATCTTTAGGTCATGTCATATTGCTGTGTTCTGGTCAGCGTACTTTCCATTGAGGCCTGTGTCCTGCCAGAGTTGCCTTCTTCCAGCCCTTCCCCCTCTCTTGGGCTGTCTCCCTGAGTAGAAAAAGAGATGAATAGGTCCTACACATTTAAGATAAAATGCAGAACAGATGAGCGGCAAGCACCCTGCACAGAAAGCAGCTGCCTCAGTGAGCAAATGAATACCACTCCTTTGTGTGCCTTGCTGATATAAGTTAAGCCATTCTccatgtgtgatttttttttgtgctccgagccattgtgatgtcattcccCTGATTACATCATTAGTGCTGTAATAGGTGCCAGCAAATATGTCTGATCCTGATTGCACAAATGGGGCACAGGAAACATCAGGGCTCTGCACAATCCCTAACTGTGCGCACAGGGAATGGGAGACAGGGGCTCTGTGCAGCCACAGCTTTTTAGCCTCCTGTTGTGCTCTGTGGTGAATTCAAGCTGAAGTGAAACTTCAGAAActgtcagaaagaaaaataaaaaacagaaggcAGGTCCTGAGATGTCCTGCATAGCGCTGGCAGACTGATGTTTGAATACCAACACCCTCAGGGGCTTTAGTGACAAGGAAGCTAAATAGAGGCCGCTGTCAAGACATTCCAAGCTATCTTTGTCACCTGATGACCACCTGAAGCACTGTCTAACCATGTcaaaacagtgacatcactgttttgATGGGAGATAGCGGGGTCCAAGCCCAGGCAAATTTCAGATCAGGCTCAGATGTGCTCATGTGGCAGGGTCTCTCCGTTTCCATGGCGAgggtttctttgttttatgtttggGATTAGCTCAGTTTTAACTGGGAGCAGCATGCATGATCTGGACcgatttttgcttttgtgtgtggttgagCTATATTAGGTGTAATCTCTCTCggttatttaattttttttacaacactTAAATTGTTTGTGCACAGAAACTTTTGAGCCATAAGCAAAAACAGAGAATCCGATAACTTCACAATGAATGCCTTATGCTGGCTTTCACATTCAACTCGCCTTTCACCACGCCTgccaatatgtttttttttccatcattgttTGCATGGCTTTGCATACATGTTCCGGTTAACAATGTGGAGGCTGTTTTCAAAGGTTAAAGGGAACATTTTTGGATGGTTTTATGACCGTCCCAATTGGGATCCATTAGCAGAAATGTCTGAGCAAAAAACCCTTTACTTACAAAGCACGGCTCTGTTGCTCTGAACAGTTACATAACAAAAGGTTAAGGAAGGCTCTTCTGGAGAGGTgtttggagagagggaaaggaaggatGAGCAGAGAGGAAAACGCTCGTTAGAGGAAAGGACTCTCAGGGGTATTGATAGAAATGTCTGCTAGTGCACTTTCAACAAAGCACCAAAGCGCTTCTGACCGGAAGAAGCATCAATAGCATGCGTGTTCCTCAGAGCCTTcgaagtgcccccccccccccccccgcacacctccctctcccccaaaccgcccttccccccaccccctgcccccctcagcCAACAGAATGTCCTTTACACCCCTCTGATAACGCCCACCGCCAGACCATCTTATCAGGACACCCGGGCATGCCGAGAATCAGCGTAGCGAAAAGCCCTCCTTCAAAGCCTGACCTTTCACCACCgagttctttttttaagtgagCACCCGGGATTGGCAAGTGACTGACCTTTCTCAGCATCAACAGAGAGGATTTAAGCCCTGCCACCACACAGTGCCCGACACAACCCCCcgtccctccccctccagctcccacttctctcctctgctctaTTTGGGGCTTCTGAAGGGATCCCCAGGCCCGTGCGACGCTCGCAGCCATTCCAGCATGttcctcccctccttctcccctaAAAAGAACACACAGTTCCCCTGGCCCTTCCCCATCTCCGCGGAACAGAACGATCTGTGCCTCGGCCCTACGCCCCTGCTCCTCGTTCACGCCGGCCCTGCGCATCTCACATCCACCACAATAGCGGCGGTGCCGtgcataagaacataagaacataagaagttTAATAAtaagaacaggccattcagacCGGCCAGGATCGTCAGCTAGGCCTCTACATCTCCcagcaacaacacaaacagcattacTATAATCCACTCACAACGCAAACACAGCCAATATTACCTTACATGTCCCCACCATCGCGTAGACTGCGGTGCTGCGCATCACCCTCGCATTAAGAAAGCACatctataaatgtatttattttactttattttattattaatgtgtttatgtagCCTTATTTTACCAGGAAATGTCCAACTTAGATATAAAATCTCCTTTGTGAGGGAATCTGGGCCAAGAATCAGTATCAAACAATTACAGGATGTGCAGTACTGTAGGTTTCGAACAATATAGGAACATGCACTACAGTATTTGGAGAGCATGTTTAGGATAGAAACAAGTAGGAACAGGAACATTTCTCAGTCACTGCATTGTGAACAATGCTTTTAAATTCAGTAAGTGTAACAAGATTGTcctttttaaacttttgaaaCAGGTCCAAGGTGCATTGTCATGAAAAGCCATTCCAAGCAgattgttattgttactgttcCAAGATAAGTGAGTACAGAGGCAGGATGGAAGTTTGCCTAAAACAACTTTcgaaataaaaatgcacctgTGAATCAGTCTGGTTTCTAAATGCCCCACCAGAGAAAGGAGGCAATGATGGGTGAGTGAACTTGCATTTGAAACAGCACCACGATAAACCATATGTTATGTTTGTAAAACTGTTAAAGAAGAACCATGCacataaatatgttaaattttaattttatatattttaaatttttttccaaatgaaccCAGGTTGGAACTTCAAGGGACCCATTTGGAACCTCCAAATAACTAGACTTTTCCATCAGTATGTACACATCGGGATTGGTTTGAAAGACAGTCCCTAAACCAGCTAACAGCATTAA
Protein-coding regions in this window:
- the arhgap20 gene encoding rho GTPase-activating protein 20 produces the protein MESMSPQQENIGQSRSASLTGETKICAVPESKKKMKTLTQRRQSAPSLVISKALTKSRSLSRENCLSPVSPEACPLVQSFLTPSRTFVTYGYAQLKTGLQTQERHLFLFNDILLIAKAKSPTHFKLKVQVRVSEMWTATCMEEVCEGSTSPERSFVMGWPTFNCVATFSSIEQKEKWFSFIKSQIQDEKEKEDPKTIPLKIFAKDIGNSAYAKILTVSHTDCATEVIAMALQQFGISGCVKDYQLWVSSRKDDHPYPLIGHEFPFSIKMSHIRALTSQSGGGKDTITPPEPQEALLLEHMPSDTKCQFILKPCRVAVGQAIMESGQKPFRRKRSIINWAFWRGSSSQLDCLPVSPTSPGPGRLFGLPLSAVFEGDALPRPVMDMLVVLFQEGPFTRGIFRRSASAKACREMREKLNSGLDDITLTWESTFVTAAVFKDFLRHIPGSLLSQDLYEQWVRVLDQAGEGKEDRVQAVQRLVQRLPRENQLLLGHLLAVLHCIHRHADHNQMNSFNLSVCIAPSMLWPPASCSPTSESEGTCKVSEVVRFMIERCCEVLGEDIASLFGRFPQRGGGSDHGSDVSSFQLNDSSYDSLENELNDDTESSFQDLRGQKDKQESRSRDSVITLSDCDLDQPEPGPDPAPVHLELPPLARPRKFTPAGRQLRARAFRDAPEREPLCTRGSRRLRRCSEPSLSHPLSSLHIGHGEHSGVARVASYDAVSDHEEDEVFGERLRELQLDGPAEGGAEERGGADSRGAPRRKHKQAPPPLRLDASCSSLSSPATSPSGSSLSSLDSAFSQGSTDYTLVPPTEPCRKGLRAQGNTPASPSSPSTTPSREACDWSQNRSTHGLHPNSWLKRGRRLSLRQQDGEGREEELGQREPSGSPGASQDGENKAHGQGELSGKRPNSPQTYQQAVVKIQHFRSPCCRAKERGLAVKELRGAVFYGQNTSCVTLQREQPQSLPPASEGSPKRPSALRRASEPTGLGCHTGRASGSTLERLYTQALAEGGKMPAGLNPQDSGLKVSDVEPHNSPELRFCLSPSATRAVKDYFSSHVDAEASLRRSQEVAAAIVQTKREWQSRRCSDPRFDDFEQIFFAEESYV